A genomic region of Gossypium hirsutum isolate 1008001.06 chromosome D01, Gossypium_hirsutum_v2.1, whole genome shotgun sequence contains the following coding sequences:
- the LOC107922548 gene encoding chlorophyll a-b binding protein 7, chloroplastic — MASVCASSAIAAVAISSPSSQKTGSVVGTTKASFLTGKKLRSVRKYTKPAAGPTFPVCAAADPDRPLWFPGSTPPPWLDGSLPGDFGFDPLGLGSDPETLRWNVQAELVHCRWAMLGAAGIFIPEFLTKIGILNTPSWYSAGTEEYFTDTTTLFIVELIFIGWAEGRRWADILKPGCVNTDPIFPNNKLTGTDVGYPGGLWFDPLGWGSGSPEKIKELRTKEIKNGRLAMLAVMGAWFQHIYTGTGPIDNLFAHLADPGHATIFAAFTPK; from the exons ATGGCCTCTGTTTGTGCTTCTTCGGCTATTGCAGCTGTTGCCATCTCATCCCCCAG TTCCCAGAAGACTGGATCAGTAGTGGGGACAACAAAGGCTTCTTTCCTTACAGGGAAGAAACTTAGATCTGTGAGAAAGTACACAAAACCAGCTGCCGGACCAACATTTCCAGTGTGCGCCGCCGCCGACCCCGACAGACCCCTTTGGTTCCCAGGCAGCACTCCTCCTCCATGGCTGGATGGCAG TCTCCCTGGTGACTTTGGTTTCGATCCTCTCGGTCTTG GGTCTGACCCTGAGACATTGAGATGGAACGTACAAGCAGAGCTGGTTCACTGCAGATGGGCAATGTTGGGAGCTGCTGGTATTTTCATCCCAGAGTTCTTAACCAAGATTGGGATTTTAAACACTCCATCGTGGTACTCAGCTGGAACAGAGGAATACTTCACTGACACCACAACTCTCTTCATCGTTGAGCTTATTTTTATCGGCTGGGCTGAAGGGAGAAGATGGGCTGACATTCTCAAGCCAGGGTGTGTAAACACAGACCCCATCTTCCCTAACAACAAGCTCACCGGGACTGATGTTGGATACCCAGGTGGCCTGTGGTTTGACCCTCTTGGCTGGGGAAGTGGTTCGCCTGAGAAGATCAAGGAGCTGAGGACGAAAGAGATCAAGAATGGCCGATTGGCTATGTTGGCAGTGATGGGTGCATGGTTCCAACATATCTACACCGGCACTGGGCCCATTGACAACCTCTTTGCCCACCTTGCCGATCCTGGTCATGCCACCATTTTTGCT GCTTTCACCCCCAAGTGA